One window of the Mycoplasmopsis anatis genome contains the following:
- a CDS encoding PDxFFG protein → MSKKSKTISLKKKILTSFGVLTAGSAIAISGMFIYANNSDEVNGTYSSIPKNKLVNDYSSFRVNGELKPELTILDPLKETVVGKVSEDYTEFWFESNPSKKYTFDEFFNIYYQIYNESFILEVKYGSFSFYDEYVLAVNPKQFIEFTKWFIDNVSWGPDLLTLNSFRIVPGVEQNGNAITLGSHSTLHKESSEIKFFPDAFFGSMPIYSILSGSGNANDSLTYSTFSNPESLEKVNEFLSNIPLATSIKNAREGLINSSSYLGVTIPERLIGKEFLVMLSRNSRPNELNSVRSLSDFIVVNSDISDEEFNSLINKLSQTDPTASNITKADFKLMTVKEVSVVNDKVEALNVIFEDKSLTDSRRYYQYTLKPGVSNDKNIISYNTFRTTVNNTIEHFYDFYDVHEFEKETLTIYTPSNTSENIRFFRNRIEAINSLKEFADYNNLEENLKNRIQNYTVEEIRIDRNEFGSAQKINFKLKSNDNEIRWIIFDIKDIENNKNIREQFDQIKSAIGYNGSINPIAVSASSEDTTLVDQNGNPIKGLAARKFQIYNEAYAGLFDVMAKKYPHLLKDRTGPHVVKKLNDKGFFEYFIEEGNYKGFSDQDRIGLPLLLSASIPNYEGISTDFLKYVATHEYGHHYTLEKGQAWDSPNNAVLIGGLSTRGGASDSSYYSAYALRNYLYARTNLDFDRINTSGIVSETGEFTRFKYIKSGGSIAVESYADIWGTNKQNDEVGNVIDNPERRFLQNFEGLEKAAKLRGVNLGDLFIANSFDSDSGTLNPYIEGEAKVFVKELDENGNTTFKVGNVKAANIARYITDGMGNSLEGILEVNEEQNTISIKVVEWLNNDPKTKIVTKVNLLNKDNTPAISIPLNEELTSDEIAEVNALVAEITKIFQQLIYTRYYESGWNNSNTSLGGKTKVSLRTLSGELSNPVYKRNLVYRNQLYEFDPKTNFLEQTNNGITRNTYHNLALSGDAYSEAENIFNSSRQTSQWGSVHESSGVGVRLAFVENSGSSYKVKSKYTTPYVSDSEFLKSSYDANANILNNLKDFAERTPYGKFSYSLQTNLANYFGFNDKSILTNNPNSFVSSKLLSYVDSNGYLIPGIDYEDIFANKQTNKLQAIVINPFSRSYSGIIDNLFESFNKRYLKDVINNKTENRTRKGLTFNTLEELFAYTSIDYKKAIKVINEDKTVSYNWDINYVKSKFDFETFKNALLATKNDTNSSKIELILSSEQNIANELMYRFRHSNLFLSVVDFNPATDLISHEAIFSKEYGIDILEPQFSEGYVDNKELINEKTKYKFDVETLQQAIYDYVLKVTEDSKYVVNVDTWDLYTFIGNSVFFKDLGLGNITYDSIITTNFSNGTPTVDVTQYNATRIEPLLNDKFTDYIYSLAETLTRDYVQTTYIANTNNFGNLPSFLNGINEATTGLDYVVDATKLSFWNDRLLDHAKTNRAIYDALISSKLDDYYNNELVIKIFTEYNTKYLEYRAEWERLKEEIEKFEKEHEGQPYLRDPKYKELNNLKDEYALKMVSVIGEKFEKTQVVRDEIIKDLKNPEIFSGQKMSSVESRESSYFGNFISKSNGFFKDRWQKEKIGMELYDENLNEVIDETIRLKDFNGEKITSRPKAFFISQLMNYGVGNRNIAGVFRNKDYDAVAMYGFIENKYADKIKKIKFTDVNTNEIKYVNVNINSTNNIFYLQKQNDASSKVTLHDLGYSTWISDYAIMAKYRDALLLPKHSYYMEFVDENNQVVTQLNLGDISSLSENGKDSSQAPIYISNELNKDKEKTGKVIISVNHQFNI, encoded by the coding sequence TTTACAATGAAAGTTTTATATTGGAAGTTAAATATGGAAGTTTTAGTTTCTATGATGAATATGTTTTAGCTGTGAATCCTAAACAATTTATTGAATTTACTAAATGATTCATAGATAATGTTTCATGAGGGCCTGATTTATTAACACTTAATTCATTTAGAATTGTACCCGGAGTTGAACAAAATGGTAATGCAATTACTTTAGGTTCACACTCAACATTACATAAGGAGTCAAGTGAAATAAAATTCTTCCCTGACGCTTTCTTTGGTTCAATGCCAATTTACTCAATTTTAAGTGGTTCAGGAAATGCTAACGACTCATTAACATATTCAACCTTTAGTAACCCAGAGTCATTGGAAAAGGTTAATGAATTTTTAAGTAATATTCCTCTAGCTACTTCGATCAAAAATGCCAGAGAAGGACTTATTAATAGTTCTTCTTATTTAGGTGTCACAATTCCAGAAAGATTAATAGGTAAAGAGTTTTTAGTAATGCTTTCTAGAAATTCTAGACCCAATGAATTAAATTCAGTTAGATCATTAAGTGATTTTATAGTAGTTAATTCCGATATTTCAGATGAAGAGTTTAATAGTTTAATAAACAAATTATCTCAAACAGATCCTACTGCAAGCAACATAACAAAAGCTGATTTTAAACTAATGACTGTAAAAGAGGTTTCTGTTGTAAACGATAAAGTTGAAGCATTAAATGTAATTTTTGAAGATAAAAGTTTAACAGATTCTAGAAGATACTATCAATACACTCTTAAACCTGGTGTATCAAATGATAAAAATATAATTTCTTACAACACTTTTAGAACAACTGTAAATAATACAATTGAACATTTCTATGATTTTTATGATGTACATGAATTTGAAAAAGAAACTCTAACTATTTATACTCCTTCAAATACTTCAGAAAATATTAGATTTTTCAGAAATAGAATTGAAGCTATAAATTCACTAAAAGAATTTGCTGATTATAATAATCTCGAAGAAAACCTAAAAAATAGAATTCAAAATTATACAGTTGAAGAAATTAGAATTGACAGAAATGAATTTGGTTCTGCACAAAAAATTAATTTTAAATTAAAATCAAATGATAATGAAATCCGTTGAATTATCTTTGATATCAAAGATATTGAAAATAATAAGAACATAAGAGAACAATTTGATCAAATTAAATCTGCAATCGGTTATAATGGCTCAATTAATCCAATAGCTGTATCGGCTTCTTCAGAAGATACAACTTTAGTGGATCAAAACGGAAATCCTATTAAAGGTTTAGCTGCTAGAAAATTCCAAATCTATAATGAAGCATATGCAGGACTTTTTGATGTTATGGCCAAAAAATATCCTCACTTATTAAAAGATAGAACTGGACCACATGTAGTTAAAAAATTAAATGATAAAGGATTTTTTGAATATTTTATTGAAGAGGGAAATTATAAAGGGTTTAGTGACCAAGACAGAATTGGTCTTCCTCTATTATTGTCAGCTTCGATACCTAATTATGAAGGTATTTCAACAGACTTCTTAAAATATGTTGCTACTCATGAATATGGTCACCATTATACGCTTGAAAAAGGACAAGCTTGAGATTCACCAAATAATGCTGTTCTAATTGGTGGACTTTCAACTCGTGGTGGAGCATCAGACTCATCATATTATTCAGCTTATGCTTTAAGAAATTATTTATATGCAAGAACAAACCTAGACTTTGACAGAATAAATACATCAGGTATAGTTAGTGAAACTGGTGAATTTACTAGATTTAAGTACATCAAATCTGGTGGTTCAATCGCTGTTGAAAGTTATGCAGACATTTGAGGAACAAATAAGCAAAATGATGAAGTAGGTAATGTAATTGACAATCCAGAAAGACGTTTCTTGCAAAACTTTGAAGGACTTGAAAAAGCTGCTAAATTAAGAGGTGTAAATTTAGGTGATTTATTTATAGCTAACTCATTTGATTCTGATTCAGGAACCTTAAATCCTTATATTGAAGGTGAAGCTAAAGTTTTTGTTAAAGAGTTAGATGAAAATGGAAATACAACATTTAAAGTAGGTAATGTTAAAGCTGCAAATATTGCTAGATATATCACTGATGGAATGGGTAATTCATTAGAAGGTATTCTTGAAGTTAATGAGGAACAAAATACAATTTCAATAAAAGTGGTTGAATGATTAAATAATGATCCTAAAACTAAAATTGTTACTAAAGTTAACTTGTTAAATAAAGACAATACACCAGCAATTTCAATTCCATTAAATGAGGAATTAACTAGTGATGAAATAGCTGAAGTAAATGCTCTTGTTGCTGAGATAACAAAGATTTTCCAACAGCTAATTTACACAAGATACTACGAAAGCGGCTGAAATAATTCAAATACCTCTCTTGGTGGTAAGACAAAGGTATCATTAAGAACTCTTAGTGGCGAGTTATCAAACCCAGTTTATAAAAGAAATTTAGTTTATAGAAATCAATTATATGAATTTGATCCTAAAACAAACTTTTTAGAACAAACAAATAATGGAATCACTAGAAATACTTATCATAATTTAGCTTTAAGTGGGGATGCTTATAGTGAAGCCGAAAACATCTTTAACAGCAGTAGACAAACATCACAATGAGGAAGTGTTCATGAATCCTCGGGTGTAGGAGTTAGATTAGCTTTTGTTGAAAATTCAGGAAGTAGTTATAAAGTTAAGTCTAAATATACAACACCATATGTGTCAGATTCAGAATTTTTAAAAAGTTCTTATGATGCAAATGCTAACATATTGAATAATTTAAAAGACTTTGCTGAACGTACTCCTTATGGAAAATTTAGTTACTCATTACAAACAAATTTAGCAAACTATTTTGGTTTCAATGACAAGTCAATTTTAACCAATAACCCTAACTCATTTGTATCATCTAAATTACTTTCGTATGTAGATTCTAACGGATATTTAATTCCTGGAATTGATTATGAAGATATCTTCGCAAATAAACAAACTAACAAATTGCAAGCAATTGTTATAAATCCATTCAGTCGTTCTTATTCAGGTATTATCGACAATCTTTTTGAATCGTTTAATAAACGTTATCTCAAAGATGTTATAAATAATAAAACTGAAAACAGAACAAGAAAAGGACTAACATTTAACACTCTTGAAGAGTTATTTGCTTACACTTCAATAGATTATAAGAAAGCAATTAAAGTAATTAACGAAGATAAAACTGTATCATACAACTGAGATATTAACTATGTAAAGAGTAAATTTGATTTTGAAACATTTAAAAATGCTTTATTAGCAACAAAAAATGATACAAATTCATCAAAAATTGAATTGATTTTAAGTAGTGAACAAAATATTGCTAACGAATTAATGTACCGTTTCAGACATAGTAATTTATTCTTAAGTGTAGTTGATTTTAATCCTGCAACAGATTTAATTTCACATGAAGCGATCTTCTCTAAAGAGTATGGAATTGATATTTTAGAACCTCAATTCAGCGAAGGTTATGTTGATAACAAAGAATTAATTAATGAGAAAACTAAATACAAATTTGATGTTGAAACCCTTCAACAAGCTATTTATGATTATGTTCTTAAAGTAACTGAAGATTCTAAATATGTTGTTAATGTTGATACATGAGATTTATATACATTTATCGGAAATAGTGTATTTTTCAAAGATTTAGGTCTAGGTAATATTACTTATGACTCAATTATTACAACAAACTTCTCAAATGGAACTCCTACAGTTGATGTAACACAATACAATGCAACTAGAATTGAACCGTTATTAAATGATAAATTCACTGACTATATTTATTCATTAGCAGAAACTCTAACTCGTGATTATGTTCAAACAACTTATATTGCTAACACAAATAATTTTGGTAATTTACCAAGTTTCTTAAACGGAATTAATGAGGCAACAACTGGTCTTGATTATGTTGTTGATGCTACTAAATTAAGTTTTTGAAATGATCGCCTTTTAGATCATGCCAAGACTAATAGAGCAATTTATGATGCCTTAATATCTTCAAAACTAGATGATTACTACAACAATGAGTTAGTTATTAAAATTTTTACAGAATATAATACTAAATATTTAGAATATCGTGCAGAGTGAGAACGTCTTAAAGAAGAAATTGAAAAATTCGAAAAAGAGCATGAAGGACAACCATATCTAAGAGATCCTAAATATAAAGAGTTAAATAATCTTAAGGACGAGTATGCACTAAAGATGGTTTCTGTAATAGGTGAGAAGTTTGAAAAAACTCAAGTTGTTAGAGATGAAATAATCAAAGATCTCAAAAATCCAGAGATTTTTAGTGGACAAAAAATGTCTAGTGTAGAATCAAGAGAATCTTCATACTTTGGTAACTTTATAAGTAAATCAAATGGTTTCTTTAAAGATAGATGACAAAAAGAAAAAATCGGAATGGAATTATATGATGAAAATCTTAACGAAGTTATCGATGAGACTATCAGACTAAAAGATTTTAACGGCGAAAAAATTACAAGTAGACCTAAAGCGTTCTTTATTTCTCAATTAATGAACTATGGAGTTGGAAACAGAAATATCGCTGGGGTATTTAGAAATAAAGATTATGATGCTGTTGCAATGTATGGATTTATCGAAAATAAATACGCAGATAAGATTAAGAAAATTAAATTTACTGATGTTAATACTAATGAAATTAAATATGTTAATGTAAATATTAATTCAACAAATAATATTTTCTATTTACAAAAGCAAAATGATGCTTCATCTAAAGTAACTCTTCATGATTTAGGATATTCTACATGAATCAGTGATTATGCAATTATGGCCAAATATAGAGATGCATTACTTTTACCAAAACATTCATATTACATGGAATTTGTTGATGAAAACAATCAAGTAGTGACTCAACTTAATTTAGGAGATATATCTAGCTTATCTGAAAATGGTAAAGATTCATCACAAGCACCAATTTACATCAGTAATGAATTAAACAAAGATAAAGAAAAAACCGGTAAAGTTATCATTTCGGTAAATCATCAATTTAATATATAG
- a CDS encoding ABC transporter substrate-binding protein → MKKNIKWKWPLLAIGSVTIFSSLATLVSCNDNKKTELDKLKEIYGINTSKNSSFIKYDFGLATEPINNLNYIRYKSMDKVLPSLVDSYLKSGPNAQLKSVIPTNQFNFVMMDVIEADQSSNFDDYYKKLNSKLETEDGYGNVLGQWYAVDNFSIVGGLGAPTIGSDVKKSASMYAFRNPKNQNNYMAITGNLNEYKNKWSNGDYVNASDLRDYLEYILDLNTGSQKLDTIVKYSFRAADEFLAAQREYSKLFNTSYKNPWGRRKYIYNNELGRYIQDPNDIPWKSQVSDSNGNPIDLDAIEKIKQAALKFGFYTGQYFLDFSNEEIAKSLHLNPNFNPNLDVQDFILLTKDAKQVQIKLIKNQYVNPYQKFEFNNNRIESKIKTLSYNQFGFTAIFDENKTPDLSYLLFTILSNLYPINRAYVETQGEGIEKYGSDPKKFLTTGPFLIDDIVLGPQGYIDLVKDKDYFDASNTISNKIKILFSTDKNINATFFEDGIISQTFIPANKITGYWSDPLFKQYLNKNQGYGTIAYGFNLDNETNTNGYVQDQDLRNAIYFAIDREDILKYVGWDFSFPVNTWTAYGQYKSFDGKNLEMFFNGLTSNAKNNKTFDLQNYEYVIHLSKAFNFEKTQRKDIAYDLETARYYLDRFKAKHPDLKGITLTFLNNSTDEQKKAGQFLKEKLNAAFNGYINIELKSLPENTFVSFIETGKYDIIYQNYDRIGGNGPSDYIGAFFKRDEIDSLGQKNIAFKDNPVGSFIYADYISNLVLEKLVNPETNKTLTKIEVLTKDINRIREIIESNSEWINLIQRPGRTKNKLLLTEFSQTKSKEITQILKEKYVDYSNLFTNEYVSNLILYISIILNKDSLKLDNISGLTNLKIAKAFNEYIFNKFGIEKIVELTTDTRERLNFNQVKQSVSGKQIPDYWRKFIDLSYQRNDETLSEYTSRLNAFFSGNLTNEENSEGWDQAQIYTFIGSIEKIVRDAAPVIPLMEVDTNWEITKVGGVDSLYRFALQYAYDYTNPPRSGLPRRKDG, encoded by the coding sequence GTGAAAAAAAATATTAAATGAAAATGACCATTATTAGCAATCGGTAGTGTAACTATATTTAGTTCTCTTGCTACACTTGTTTCATGTAATGATAATAAAAAAACTGAGTTAGATAAACTTAAAGAAATTTATGGAATTAACACTTCTAAAAATTCATCATTTATTAAATATGATTTTGGTTTAGCCACAGAACCTATTAATAATCTAAACTATATTCGTTATAAATCAATGGATAAAGTACTTCCTTCATTAGTTGACTCATACCTAAAATCAGGACCAAATGCACAACTTAAAAGTGTAATTCCTACTAATCAATTCAACTTTGTTATGATGGATGTAATCGAAGCAGATCAGTCTTCAAATTTTGATGATTATTACAAAAAACTAAATTCAAAATTAGAAACTGAAGATGGTTATGGTAATGTTCTAGGTCAATGATATGCAGTAGATAACTTTTCAATCGTTGGTGGTTTAGGAGCTCCTACAATCGGTTCTGATGTTAAAAAAAGTGCTTCTATGTATGCATTTAGAAACCCAAAAAATCAAAATAATTACATGGCGATCACAGGGAATTTAAATGAGTACAAAAACAAATGAAGTAATGGTGATTATGTTAATGCTTCAGATCTTAGAGATTATCTAGAGTACATTTTAGACTTAAATACAGGTTCGCAAAAATTAGATACTATTGTTAAATATAGCTTCAGAGCCGCTGATGAATTTCTTGCGGCTCAGAGAGAGTATAGTAAATTATTTAATACTTCATATAAAAACCCTTGAGGTCGTAGAAAATATATTTATAACAACGAACTAGGAAGATATATTCAAGATCCTAACGATATCCCATGAAAAAGTCAAGTTAGTGATTCAAATGGTAATCCAATTGATTTAGATGCAATTGAAAAAATAAAACAAGCAGCATTAAAATTCGGTTTTTATACAGGGCAGTATTTTTTAGATTTTAGCAATGAAGAAATTGCAAAATCACTACATTTAAATCCAAATTTTAATCCAAATTTAGATGTTCAAGATTTTATACTGCTCACTAAAGATGCTAAACAAGTACAAATTAAATTAATTAAAAATCAATATGTTAACCCATATCAAAAATTTGAGTTTAATAATAATCGAATTGAAAGTAAAATTAAAACTTTAAGTTACAATCAATTTGGTTTTACAGCAATTTTTGATGAGAATAAAACTCCTGATCTTTCATATTTACTTTTTACAATTCTTTCAAACCTTTATCCAATCAATCGTGCTTATGTTGAAACTCAAGGTGAAGGAATTGAAAAATATGGTTCAGATCCTAAAAAATTCTTAACTACTGGACCATTTTTAATAGATGATATTGTACTTGGACCTCAAGGATATATTGATTTAGTAAAAGATAAAGACTACTTTGATGCTTCGAATACAATATCGAATAAAATTAAAATTTTATTCTCAACTGATAAGAATATTAATGCGACATTTTTTGAAGATGGAATTATCTCTCAAACATTTATACCAGCAAATAAAATTACTGGTTACTGATCTGATCCATTATTTAAACAATATTTGAATAAAAACCAAGGTTATGGAACAATTGCTTATGGTTTTAATTTAGATAATGAAACTAATACAAATGGTTATGTTCAAGATCAAGATTTACGTAATGCTATTTATTTTGCTATTGATCGTGAAGATATCCTTAAATATGTAGGTTGAGATTTCTCATTCCCAGTTAATACCTGAACTGCTTATGGCCAATATAAATCTTTTGATGGAAAAAACCTTGAAATGTTCTTTAATGGTTTAACATCAAATGCTAAAAATAACAAAACTTTTGACTTGCAAAATTACGAATATGTAATTCACCTTTCAAAAGCGTTTAACTTTGAAAAAACTCAACGTAAAGATATCGCATATGATTTAGAAACTGCTAGATATTATTTAGATAGATTTAAGGCTAAACACCCAGATTTAAAAGGGATAACTTTAACATTCCTAAATAATTCAACTGATGAGCAGAAAAAAGCAGGTCAATTCCTTAAAGAAAAATTAAATGCTGCCTTTAACGGATATATTAATATTGAGTTAAAAAGTTTACCTGAAAATACTTTTGTAAGCTTTATTGAAACAGGTAAATATGACATTATCTACCAAAACTATGACAGAATTGGTGGAAACGGACCTTCTGATTATATTGGTGCATTCTTTAAACGTGATGAGATTGATTCTTTAGGGCAAAAAAATATCGCATTTAAAGATAACCCTGTAGGTTCATTCATTTATGCAGATTACATTTCTAATTTAGTGTTGGAAAAATTAGTAAATCCAGAGACTAATAAAACATTAACAAAAATTGAAGTTTTAACTAAAGATATTAACAGAATAAGAGAAATTATTGAAAGTAATTCGGAATGAATAAACTTAATTCAAAGACCTGGCAGAACTAAAAATAAATTACTTTTAACAGAATTTAGTCAAACCAAATCTAAAGAAATTACTCAAATTCTAAAAGAAAAATATGTCGATTACTCAAACTTATTTACAAATGAATATGTTTCGAATTTAATTCTATACATATCAATAATTCTTAACAAAGATTCGCTTAAACTTGATAATATCTCTGGGTTAACAAACCTAAAAATTGCAAAAGCGTTCAACGAATACATATTCAATAAATTTGGTATTGAAAAAATTGTAGAGTTAACTACTGATACTAGGGAAAGACTTAACTTTAATCAAGTTAAACAATCAGTCTCAGGAAAACAAATTCCTGATTACTGAAGAAAATTCATTGATTTAAGTTATCAAAGAAATGATGAAACTCTTTCAGAGTACACTTCAAGACTCAATGCATTCTTCTCAGGTAACTTAACCAATGAGGAAAACAGCGAAGGATGAGATCAGGCTCAAATTTACACATTTATTGGTTCGATTGAAAAAATTGTTCGTGATGCTGCTCCAGTAATACCTTTAATGGAAGTTGATACAAACTGAGAAATTACTAAAGTTGGTGGTGTAGACTCACTTTATCGTTTTGCACTACAATATGCATATGATTATACTAACCCACCACGCAGTGGATTGCCAAGAAGAAAGGATGGTTAA
- a CDS encoding ABC transporter permease, which translates to MKLNKRNKIDQNLIFFTNKRTEELSLKQKLVAIDSPLLNILFKFIKIIVEFFIIGVIVVSITFFLINAVPGSNTITAGLDQEAKEAIESKYGLNLPIIQRYFMYLGNLFKGNFGVSLSLFPAREINDFIWERFYKSFLVGIWSVFLTVVIGISIGIWVGKNPNGMVDRISTVLVSIFSSVPSIIFALVLVFVGRLVGLPYIFNDKDFITYILPGFALSLGSIIVYIKYIRTELNRELNSVHAKFAYLKGLSKNRFVWKHALKPSLFPIATFFPAVIFGSFIGSIFIEQIFFISGSGATLLQAIQTKDYNVILFLIVMFAILTILSYATRDILYEVIDPRIRRRGK; encoded by the coding sequence ATGAAACTAAACAAAAGAAATAAGATTGATCAAAATCTAATTTTCTTCACAAATAAAAGAACTGAAGAACTTAGTTTGAAACAGAAATTAGTAGCAATCGACTCGCCATTATTAAACATATTATTTAAATTTATTAAAATTATTGTTGAGTTCTTCATTATTGGAGTTATTGTTGTATCAATTACATTCTTCTTAATTAATGCTGTTCCAGGTTCTAATACAATTACTGCTGGTTTAGATCAAGAAGCAAAAGAAGCTATTGAATCTAAATACGGACTTAATTTACCAATTATTCAACGTTATTTTATGTATTTAGGCAACTTATTTAAAGGAAATTTTGGAGTTTCTTTATCACTTTTTCCCGCTAGAGAAATAAACGATTTTATTTGAGAGAGGTTTTATAAATCATTCCTAGTTGGTATTTGATCAGTATTTTTAACAGTTGTTATTGGTATTAGTATTGGTATTTGAGTTGGTAAAAACCCTAATGGAATGGTAGATAGAATCTCAACTGTGCTAGTTTCTATTTTCTCATCTGTTCCATCAATTATCTTTGCTTTAGTTTTAGTTTTTGTTGGAAGATTAGTTGGTTTACCATATATCTTTAATGATAAAGATTTTATAACTTACATCTTACCTGGATTTGCTCTCTCGCTTGGAAGTATCATTGTTTATATCAAATATATTAGAACTGAATTAAACCGTGAATTAAATTCAGTACATGCTAAATTTGCATACTTAAAAGGTTTAAGCAAGAATCGTTTTGTTTGAAAACATGCTTTAAAACCTTCTCTTTTCCCAATCGCAACATTCTTTCCAGCTGTTATCTTTGGTTCATTTATCGGAAGTATTTTTATTGAGCAAATATTCTTTATTTCAGGTTCAGGTGCAACACTTCTTCAAGCAATTCAAACCAAGGATTATAATGTAATTTTATTCTTGATAGTTATGTTCGCAATTCTTACAATTCTTTCATATGCAACTCGTGATATTCTTTATGAAGTTATTGACCCAAGAATTAGAAGAAGAGGTAAATAG